One genomic region from Salvia hispanica cultivar TCC Black 2014 chromosome 2, UniMelb_Shisp_WGS_1.0, whole genome shotgun sequence encodes:
- the LOC125205487 gene encoding rhamnogalacturonan I rhamnosyltransferase 1 isoform X2 — MCKLEDGVEAEESHPQWNVGMNILGGKEVAETMYLRLSHARMKLWILRLITTLLIWICIMQFVAVGEDWGPKLLKSWPSCSIPPIMHDATNVSSFLPKRPHLPPKRVYNNNGYLVVSCNGGLNQMRAAICDMVSIARHLNITLIVPELDKTSFWADPSDFQDIFDVDHFILSLRDEVRILKELPPRLKRRVERGMSHELPPVSWSNLSYYHQQILPLLKRHKVVRLNKTDARLANNGLPLEVQKLRCKVNFNALRFTTPIQELGRKVVRMLRRKGSFLVLHLRYEMDMLSFSGCTRGCNTNEINELTAMRYSNPGWKEKVIDPDLKRKDGLCPLTPEETALVLRALGIDPNVQIYIAAGEIYGGKRRLKSLTNAFPNLVTKEMLLEPSDLSFFKNHSSQMAALDYLVSLESDVFVPTYDGNMARVVEGHRRYLGFKKTILLNRRILVGLIDQYNEGTLSWDEFSFHVKEAHENRVGSPKKRAIIPDRPKEEDYFYSNPQECLAADT; from the exons ATGTGTAAATTGGAGGATGGGGTTGAGGCAGAGGAGAGCCATCCGCAATGGAATGTGGGGATGAATATCTTGGGTGGAAAGGAAGTTGCGGAGACCATGTATTTGAGGCTCTCTCATGCTAGAATGAAGCTATGGATTCTGAGATTAATCACCACATTATTGATATGGATATGCATTATGCAATTTGTGGCAGTTGGAGAAGATTGGGGGCCAAAGTTGTTGAAGAGCTGGCCTTCTTGTTCCATCCCTCCCATTATGCATGATGCAACTAATGTGTCTTCTTTTCTGCCCAAACGGCCTCATCTTCCACCTAAGA GAGTATACAACAATAATGGTTACCTTGTTGTTTCTTGCAATGGAGGGCTCAACCAAATGCGAGCAGCT ATTTGTGATATGGTTTCCATAGCCAGACACCTTAACATTACTCTAATTGTCCCTGAATTGGATAAAACATCGTTTTGGGCGGATCCGAG TGATTTTCAGGATATATTCGATGTTGATCACTTCATTCTTTCATTGAGGGATGAGGTTAGGATACTGAAAGAACTTCCACCACGGCTTAAAAGGAGAGTAGAACGTGGAATGTCCCATGAGTTGCCTCCTGTTAGTTGGTCGAATCTTTCTTACTACCATCAGCAG ATTCTTCCACTTCTTAAAAGGCATAAAGTTGTACGCTTAAATAAAACTGATGCTCGCCTTGCCAACAACGGATTGCCACTCGAAGTTCAGAAGCTACGTTGCAAAGTGAATTTCAATGCACTGAGATTTACTACCCCAATCCAGGAGTTGGGCAGAAAAGTGGTCAGGATGCTGAGACGAAAAGGTTCTTTCCTTGTGCTCCACCTTAGATACGAAATGGACATGCTGTCCTTTTCTGGCTGCACTCGAGGCTGCAACACCAATGAGATAAATGAACTGACTGCAATGag ATATTCTAACCCTGGGTGGAAGGAGAAAGTCATAGATCCCGACCTTAAAAGGAAAGACGGTCTATGCCCTTTGACGCCTGAAGAAACTGCTTTAGTGCTGAGGGCTCTTGGTATCGATCCTAATGTTCAAATATACATAGCAGCTGGAGAGATTTATGGTGGCAAAAGGCGACTGAAAAGTTTAACTAACGCGTTCCCCAATCTG GTTACAAAGGAAATGTTGCTGGAGCCCTCTGATTTGTCGTTTTTCAAGAATCACTCGTCACAGATGGCTGCTCTGGACTATCTTGTTTCATTGGAGAGTGATGTTTTTGTTCCCACGTACGATGGAAATATGGCTAGAGTTGTAGAAGGACATCGCAG GTATTTAGGTTTCAAGAAGACTATTCTACTTAACAGGAGAATTTTGGTTGGTTTGATCGATCAATACAACGAAGGAACGTTGAGCTGGGACGAGTTCTCATTCCACGTGAAGGAGGCTCATGAAAACCGAGTGGGGAGCCCCAAGAAGCGCGCTATAATCCCAGACAGACCGAAGGAGGAAGATTACTTTTATAGCAACCCACAGGAATGCCTTGCTGCAGATACTTGA
- the LOC125205487 gene encoding rhamnogalacturonan I rhamnosyltransferase 1 isoform X1, translated as MCKLEDGVEAEESHPQWNVGMNILGGKEVAETMYLRLSHARMKLWILRLITTLLIWICIMQFVAVGEDWGPKLLKSWPSCSIPPIMHDATNVSSFLPKRPHLPPKRVYNNNGYLVVSCNGGLNQMRAAICDMVSIARHLNITLIVPELDKTSFWADPRSIEITPCTHILYHQCLLLIRFCYLCCSDFQDIFDVDHFILSLRDEVRILKELPPRLKRRVERGMSHELPPVSWSNLSYYHQQILPLLKRHKVVRLNKTDARLANNGLPLEVQKLRCKVNFNALRFTTPIQELGRKVVRMLRRKGSFLVLHLRYEMDMLSFSGCTRGCNTNEINELTAMRYSNPGWKEKVIDPDLKRKDGLCPLTPEETALVLRALGIDPNVQIYIAAGEIYGGKRRLKSLTNAFPNLVTKEMLLEPSDLSFFKNHSSQMAALDYLVSLESDVFVPTYDGNMARVVEGHRRYLGFKKTILLNRRILVGLIDQYNEGTLSWDEFSFHVKEAHENRVGSPKKRAIIPDRPKEEDYFYSNPQECLAADT; from the exons ATGTGTAAATTGGAGGATGGGGTTGAGGCAGAGGAGAGCCATCCGCAATGGAATGTGGGGATGAATATCTTGGGTGGAAAGGAAGTTGCGGAGACCATGTATTTGAGGCTCTCTCATGCTAGAATGAAGCTATGGATTCTGAGATTAATCACCACATTATTGATATGGATATGCATTATGCAATTTGTGGCAGTTGGAGAAGATTGGGGGCCAAAGTTGTTGAAGAGCTGGCCTTCTTGTTCCATCCCTCCCATTATGCATGATGCAACTAATGTGTCTTCTTTTCTGCCCAAACGGCCTCATCTTCCACCTAAGA GAGTATACAACAATAATGGTTACCTTGTTGTTTCTTGCAATGGAGGGCTCAACCAAATGCGAGCAGCT ATTTGTGATATGGTTTCCATAGCCAGACACCTTAACATTACTCTAATTGTCCCTGAATTGGATAAAACATCGTTTTGGGCGGATCCGAGGTCAATAGAAATTACTCCATGTACTCACATCCTATATCACCAGTGTCTTTTGCTTATTAGATTTTGTTATCTCTGCTGCAGTGATTTTCAGGATATATTCGATGTTGATCACTTCATTCTTTCATTGAGGGATGAGGTTAGGATACTGAAAGAACTTCCACCACGGCTTAAAAGGAGAGTAGAACGTGGAATGTCCCATGAGTTGCCTCCTGTTAGTTGGTCGAATCTTTCTTACTACCATCAGCAG ATTCTTCCACTTCTTAAAAGGCATAAAGTTGTACGCTTAAATAAAACTGATGCTCGCCTTGCCAACAACGGATTGCCACTCGAAGTTCAGAAGCTACGTTGCAAAGTGAATTTCAATGCACTGAGATTTACTACCCCAATCCAGGAGTTGGGCAGAAAAGTGGTCAGGATGCTGAGACGAAAAGGTTCTTTCCTTGTGCTCCACCTTAGATACGAAATGGACATGCTGTCCTTTTCTGGCTGCACTCGAGGCTGCAACACCAATGAGATAAATGAACTGACTGCAATGag ATATTCTAACCCTGGGTGGAAGGAGAAAGTCATAGATCCCGACCTTAAAAGGAAAGACGGTCTATGCCCTTTGACGCCTGAAGAAACTGCTTTAGTGCTGAGGGCTCTTGGTATCGATCCTAATGTTCAAATATACATAGCAGCTGGAGAGATTTATGGTGGCAAAAGGCGACTGAAAAGTTTAACTAACGCGTTCCCCAATCTG GTTACAAAGGAAATGTTGCTGGAGCCCTCTGATTTGTCGTTTTTCAAGAATCACTCGTCACAGATGGCTGCTCTGGACTATCTTGTTTCATTGGAGAGTGATGTTTTTGTTCCCACGTACGATGGAAATATGGCTAGAGTTGTAGAAGGACATCGCAG GTATTTAGGTTTCAAGAAGACTATTCTACTTAACAGGAGAATTTTGGTTGGTTTGATCGATCAATACAACGAAGGAACGTTGAGCTGGGACGAGTTCTCATTCCACGTGAAGGAGGCTCATGAAAACCGAGTGGGGAGCCCCAAGAAGCGCGCTATAATCCCAGACAGACCGAAGGAGGAAGATTACTTTTATAGCAACCCACAGGAATGCCTTGCTGCAGATACTTGA
- the LOC125205489 gene encoding calcium/calmodulin-regulated receptor-like kinase 2, with amino-acid sequence MVQQADLVIIGICVGLAAGILIASLAFFGIRWYKKRARLQQRENERSPSTLPIRRHGLNTSVDFSASLSSSVTNGPIEPIQKPQHSWWNNHTKDRFASVSGILRYSYKDIQKGTQNFTTILGQGSFGPVYKATMPAGEVVAVKVLASDSKQGEKEFQTEVSLLARLHHKNLVNLVGYCVDKGQHMLVYEFMSNGSLENLIYNDVEQALSWEDRIQIALDISHGIDYLHDGAVPPVIHRDLKSANILLDRNMRAKVADFGLSKEEHFDGRNSGLKGTYGYIDPMYISTNNFTTKSDVYSFGIILFELITAIHPHKNLMEYVNLASMSLDGVDDIIDAKMAETCNIEEVRSLAKIAHRCLHKTPRKRPSMGEVSQAIVKIKQQRRRLVKEDTMSFAGEDLSRAVSRIECQQLELRRMASIEERPNE; translated from the exons GTGTTGGCTTGGCAGCAGGCATACTTATAGCTTCTCTCGCATTTTTTGGCATTCGCTGGTACAAGAAACGTGCTCGTCTTCAGCAACGTGAAAATGAACGTTCTCCTTCTACTCTTCCAATACGTAGACATGGCTTAAATACGAGCGTTGATTTTAGTGCATCTCTTTCAAGTTCTGTGACTAACGGACCTATCGAGCCCATCCAGAAACCCCAACATTCTTGGTGGAATAATCATACCAAAGACCGATTTGCTTCTGTATCTGGCATTCTAAGATACTCGTACAA AGACATTCAGAAGGGGACACAGAACTTCACTACTATTCTGGGACAGGGTTCTTTTGGCCCTGTGTATAAAGCTACAATGCCTGCTGGTGAAGTGGTTGCTGTGAAGGTTCTTGCGTCAGATTCAAAACAAGGGGAAAAAGAGTTTCAAACTGAG GTTTCTTTGCTGGCTAGGTTGcatcataaaaatttagtgaatTTAGTcggatattgtgttgataaagGGCAACACATGTTAGTATACGAGTTCATGAGCAATGGAAGCTTGGAGAACCTTATATATA ATGATGTGGAACAAGCATTGAGTTGGGAAGATCGGATTCAAATAGCACTAGACATTTCACATGGCATTGACTATCTTCATGATGGG GCAGTGCCTCCTGTCATACATCGAGATCTTAAGTCAGCTAACATATTGTTGGATCGTAACATGAGAGCAAAG GTTGCTGATTTTGGGCTGTCGAAGGAAGAGCATTTTGATGGCCGCAACTCGGGCCTTAAAGGTACATACGGATACATAGATCCCATGTATATATCCACAAACAACTTCACAACAAAAAGCGACGTGTACAGCTTTGGTATTATACTCTTTGAGCTCATCACAGCCATCCACCCCCACAAGAACTTAATGGAGTATGTCAACCTT GCCTCCATGAGCCTGGATGGTGTGGACGATATAATTGATGCAAAGATGGCAGAGACATGCAACATCGAAGAAGTGAGGAGTTTAGCCAAAATTGCTCACAGGTGCTTGCACAAAACACCCAGAAAGCGGCCTTCGATGGGGGAGGTTTCCCAGGCCATTGTGAAGATAAAGCAGCAGAGGAGGCGCCTTGTTAAAGAGGACACCATGTCTTTTGCAGGAGAGGATTTATCGAGGGCTGTGAGTCGAATCGAATGCCAACAGCTGGAGCTGAGACGAATGGCCAGCATTGAGGAGAGGCCCAATGAatga
- the LOC125205487 gene encoding rhamnogalacturonan I rhamnosyltransferase 1 isoform X3, whose protein sequence is MHDATNVSSFLPKRPHLPPKRVYNNNGYLVVSCNGGLNQMRAAICDMVSIARHLNITLIVPELDKTSFWADPRSIEITPCTHILYHQCLLLIRFCYLCCSDFQDIFDVDHFILSLRDEVRILKELPPRLKRRVERGMSHELPPVSWSNLSYYHQQILPLLKRHKVVRLNKTDARLANNGLPLEVQKLRCKVNFNALRFTTPIQELGRKVVRMLRRKGSFLVLHLRYEMDMLSFSGCTRGCNTNEINELTAMRYSNPGWKEKVIDPDLKRKDGLCPLTPEETALVLRALGIDPNVQIYIAAGEIYGGKRRLKSLTNAFPNLVTKEMLLEPSDLSFFKNHSSQMAALDYLVSLESDVFVPTYDGNMARVVEGHRRYLGFKKTILLNRRILVGLIDQYNEGTLSWDEFSFHVKEAHENRVGSPKKRAIIPDRPKEEDYFYSNPQECLAADT, encoded by the exons ATGCATGATGCAACTAATGTGTCTTCTTTTCTGCCCAAACGGCCTCATCTTCCACCTAAGA GAGTATACAACAATAATGGTTACCTTGTTGTTTCTTGCAATGGAGGGCTCAACCAAATGCGAGCAGCT ATTTGTGATATGGTTTCCATAGCCAGACACCTTAACATTACTCTAATTGTCCCTGAATTGGATAAAACATCGTTTTGGGCGGATCCGAGGTCAATAGAAATTACTCCATGTACTCACATCCTATATCACCAGTGTCTTTTGCTTATTAGATTTTGTTATCTCTGCTGCAGTGATTTTCAGGATATATTCGATGTTGATCACTTCATTCTTTCATTGAGGGATGAGGTTAGGATACTGAAAGAACTTCCACCACGGCTTAAAAGGAGAGTAGAACGTGGAATGTCCCATGAGTTGCCTCCTGTTAGTTGGTCGAATCTTTCTTACTACCATCAGCAG ATTCTTCCACTTCTTAAAAGGCATAAAGTTGTACGCTTAAATAAAACTGATGCTCGCCTTGCCAACAACGGATTGCCACTCGAAGTTCAGAAGCTACGTTGCAAAGTGAATTTCAATGCACTGAGATTTACTACCCCAATCCAGGAGTTGGGCAGAAAAGTGGTCAGGATGCTGAGACGAAAAGGTTCTTTCCTTGTGCTCCACCTTAGATACGAAATGGACATGCTGTCCTTTTCTGGCTGCACTCGAGGCTGCAACACCAATGAGATAAATGAACTGACTGCAATGag ATATTCTAACCCTGGGTGGAAGGAGAAAGTCATAGATCCCGACCTTAAAAGGAAAGACGGTCTATGCCCTTTGACGCCTGAAGAAACTGCTTTAGTGCTGAGGGCTCTTGGTATCGATCCTAATGTTCAAATATACATAGCAGCTGGAGAGATTTATGGTGGCAAAAGGCGACTGAAAAGTTTAACTAACGCGTTCCCCAATCTG GTTACAAAGGAAATGTTGCTGGAGCCCTCTGATTTGTCGTTTTTCAAGAATCACTCGTCACAGATGGCTGCTCTGGACTATCTTGTTTCATTGGAGAGTGATGTTTTTGTTCCCACGTACGATGGAAATATGGCTAGAGTTGTAGAAGGACATCGCAG GTATTTAGGTTTCAAGAAGACTATTCTACTTAACAGGAGAATTTTGGTTGGTTTGATCGATCAATACAACGAAGGAACGTTGAGCTGGGACGAGTTCTCATTCCACGTGAAGGAGGCTCATGAAAACCGAGTGGGGAGCCCCAAGAAGCGCGCTATAATCCCAGACAGACCGAAGGAGGAAGATTACTTTTATAGCAACCCACAGGAATGCCTTGCTGCAGATACTTGA